A genome region from Pseudomonas sp. N3-W includes the following:
- the rpiA gene encoding ribose-5-phosphate isomerase RpiA, whose amino-acid sequence MTQDQLKQAVAQAAVDFILPKLDDKSIVGVGTGSTANCFIDALAKHKGAFDGAVASSEATAARLKGHGIPVYELNTVSDLEFYVDGADESDEHLNLIKGGGAALTREKIVAAVAKTFICIADGSKLVPVLGAFPLPVEVIPMARSHVARELVKLGGDPVYREGVLTDNGNIILDVFNMQITNPVELETQINAIVGVVTNGLFAARPADLLLLGTKEGVKTLRAK is encoded by the coding sequence ATGACCCAGGATCAACTCAAACAGGCAGTGGCCCAAGCCGCCGTCGACTTCATCCTCCCGAAACTCGATGACAAGAGCATCGTCGGGGTCGGCACCGGTTCTACCGCCAACTGCTTCATCGACGCCCTGGCCAAACACAAAGGTGCTTTCGATGGCGCGGTTGCCAGCTCCGAAGCCACGGCTGCGCGCCTGAAGGGCCACGGCATTCCGGTGTATGAACTCAATACGGTCAGCGACCTGGAGTTCTATGTCGATGGCGCCGACGAAAGCGACGAACACCTGAACCTGATCAAAGGCGGCGGCGCAGCCCTGACCCGCGAGAAGATCGTCGCGGCCGTGGCCAAGACCTTCATCTGCATCGCCGACGGCAGCAAACTGGTGCCGGTACTCGGCGCGTTCCCGTTGCCGGTGGAAGTGATCCCGATGGCCCGCAGCCACGTCGCCCGCGAGCTGGTGAAGCTGGGCGGCGACCCGGTTTACCGTGAAGGCGTGCTGACCGACAACGGCAACATCATCCTCGACGTGTTCAACATGCAGATCACCAACCCGGTGGAACTGGAGACGCAGATCAATGCGATCGTCGGCGTAGTGACCAATGGGTTGTTTGCGGCACGTCCGGCAGATTTGCTGTTGTTGGGGACCAAAGAAGGCGTGAAAACCCTGCGCGCCAAATAA
- a CDS encoding SdiA-regulated domain-containing protein, whose product MRRLARPQPLILILSVIALIALVAVGQYLRLFERGWFNLHTLWQPVNVQSIALDQYQVSVEARVIEGLNKDVSALTYDPVRKSLFTVTNKNAELIELSLDGKILRRVALIGFGDAEAVEFISADTYVVSDEHQQRLIKIHLEEGTTFLDAAEAEQMTLGVHAGGNKGFEGLAYDSVGKRLFVAKERDPMLVYEVQGFPHYNPEKSYSVHVINNPKRDAGMFVRDLSSLQYDERSGHLMALSDESRLILELDIDGRPLSTMSLSKGRQGLQKTVPQAEGIAMDDEGTLYLVSEPNLFYVFKKPTQN is encoded by the coding sequence ATGCGTCGACTTGCCCGTCCCCAGCCCCTCATTTTGATCCTGTCGGTGATTGCACTGATCGCCTTGGTCGCGGTCGGTCAGTACCTGCGTCTGTTCGAACGCGGCTGGTTCAACCTGCATACCCTGTGGCAGCCGGTCAACGTTCAGTCCATTGCTCTGGACCAGTATCAGGTCTCGGTCGAAGCGCGGGTGATCGAAGGGCTGAACAAAGATGTGTCGGCCCTGACCTACGATCCGGTGCGTAAAAGTCTGTTCACAGTGACCAACAAAAACGCCGAGCTGATCGAGTTGTCCCTGGACGGCAAGATCCTGCGGCGTGTGGCGTTGATTGGTTTTGGCGACGCGGAAGCCGTGGAATTCATCAGCGCCGACACTTATGTGGTCAGCGACGAACACCAGCAGCGGCTGATCAAGATTCACCTGGAGGAGGGCACGACCTTCCTCGACGCCGCGGAGGCTGAACAGATGACCCTCGGCGTGCACGCCGGCGGCAACAAGGGGTTTGAAGGCCTGGCCTATGACTCGGTGGGCAAGCGGCTGTTTGTCGCCAAGGAACGCGACCCGATGCTGGTCTATGAAGTACAGGGCTTCCCTCATTACAACCCGGAAAAATCCTATTCGGTGCACGTGATCAACAACCCCAAGCGCGATGCCGGGATGTTCGTGCGCGATCTGTCGAGCCTGCAATACGACGAGCGCAGCGGCCATTTGATGGCGCTGTCGGATGAGTCAAGGTTGATTCTGGAACTGGATATCGACGGTCGGCCATTGAGCACGATGTCACTGAGCAAGGGGCGCCAGGGCCTGCAAAAGACCGTGCCGCAAGCGGAAGGCATTGCGATGGATGACGAGGGGACGTTGTACCTGGTGAGCGAGCCGAATCTGTTTTACGTCTTCAAGAAACCAACACAAAACTAG
- a CDS encoding SdiA-regulated domain-containing protein, with the protein MATQPLPTLQPPRRPRLLMRWYYWLLLAVVAAYGLAFAMHWDDRGVLWLRERFESPSVRQQSVWLPDYRAVIDAKLLPGMEKDEASDLSYDPQTKTLFSVMGKNPFLVELTLQGDVLRKMPLVGWVNPEGLTVMGNGLMAITDEREHMLSIIKVDADTRELNRDNFPKYDLGPSKNQNKAFEAIAWDPRNQQLLLGEERPPALFTWKSDGSQTLKGDKQKLVSNELDIRNLSALAIDPRTGHTLVLSADSHLLLELDEKGEQVSFMTLLGGFNGLNKTIPRAEGVTMDEAGTLYMVSEPNLFYRFEKQK; encoded by the coding sequence ATGGCAACGCAACCGCTCCCGACTCTGCAACCCCCTCGTCGCCCACGCCTGCTGATGCGCTGGTATTACTGGCTGTTGTTGGCCGTTGTGGCAGCTTATGGCCTGGCGTTTGCGATGCATTGGGATGATCGCGGCGTCCTGTGGCTCCGGGAGCGTTTTGAAAGCCCCTCGGTGCGTCAGCAAAGTGTCTGGCTGCCGGATTACCGGGCAGTGATCGATGCCAAGCTGCTGCCGGGCATGGAAAAGGACGAAGCCTCGGATCTGTCTTACGATCCGCAGACCAAGACCCTGTTCTCGGTGATGGGCAAGAACCCGTTTCTGGTCGAGCTGACCCTGCAGGGCGACGTGCTGCGCAAGATGCCGCTGGTGGGCTGGGTCAATCCCGAAGGCCTGACGGTGATGGGTAACGGTCTGATGGCCATTACCGATGAGCGTGAACACATGCTGTCCATCATCAAGGTCGATGCCGACACTCGTGAGCTGAACCGCGACAACTTCCCGAAATACGACCTCGGCCCATCAAAAAACCAGAACAAGGCTTTCGAAGCCATCGCCTGGGACCCGCGCAATCAGCAACTGTTGCTGGGTGAAGAACGCCCGCCAGCGCTGTTCACCTGGAAAAGCGACGGCAGCCAGACGCTCAAGGGCGACAAGCAGAAACTGGTCAGCAATGAACTGGACATCCGCAACCTGTCGGCCCTGGCCATCGATCCGCGTACCGGCCATACGCTGGTACTGTCCGCCGACTCGCACCTGTTGCTGGAGCTGGACGAGAAGGGTGAACAGGTCAGCTTCATGACCCTGCTGGGTGGCTTCAACGGCCTGAACAAAACCATCCCCCGCGCCGAAGGCGTGACCATGGACGAAGCGGGTACGCTCTATATGGTCAGCGAACCGAACCTGTTCTACCGTTTCGAAAAACAGAAGTAA
- a CDS encoding fumarylacetoacetate hydrolase family protein: MSYQHQYVDGTRIHFPLGKVVCIGRNYAEHAKELDNPVPTEPLLFIKPGSCVVPLEGGFAIPTERGSVHYEAEIAVLIGKPLSTKPSREEVLDAISGFAPALDLTLRDKQAELKSKGLPWEVAKSFDGAAVIAPFVAGSTFADLTDIGIRLTINGEVRQDGNSKDMLNPIVPMIQYMAGCFSLQAGDVILTGTPVGVGPLNVGDDLVLELPGASSFTSSVR, translated from the coding sequence ATGAGCTATCAGCACCAGTATGTCGACGGTACGCGTATTCACTTCCCGCTGGGCAAAGTGGTGTGCATCGGCCGCAACTACGCCGAACACGCCAAGGAACTGGATAATCCGGTCCCGACCGAGCCTTTGTTGTTCATCAAGCCGGGCAGTTGCGTGGTACCGCTGGAAGGCGGGTTTGCCATTCCGACCGAGCGTGGCTCGGTGCATTACGAGGCGGAAATCGCCGTGTTGATCGGCAAGCCGCTGTCGACCAAGCCGAGCCGCGAAGAAGTGCTGGACGCCATCTCCGGCTTCGCTCCGGCCCTGGACCTGACCTTGCGCGACAAGCAGGCCGAGCTGAAATCCAAAGGCCTGCCGTGGGAAGTCGCCAAATCCTTCGACGGCGCGGCGGTAATTGCTCCGTTCGTGGCCGGCAGCACGTTTGCCGACCTGACTGATATAGGGATTCGCCTGACCATCAATGGCGAAGTGCGCCAGGATGGCAACAGCAAGGACATGCTCAACCCGATCGTGCCGATGATCCAGTACATGGCCGGCTGCTTCTCGCTGCAGGCCGGTGACGTGATTCTGACCGGCACGCCAGTGGGTGTTGGCCCGCTGAATGTGGGCGACGACCTGGTGTTGGAACTGCCGGGCGCGAGCAGCTTCACCAGCAGCGTCCGCTAG
- a CDS encoding FAD-binding oxidoreductase: MTNPALIDELKTLVEPGKVLTDADSLNAYGKDWTKHFAPAPCAIVFPKTTEQVQAIVRWANEHKVALVPSGGRTGLSAAAVAANGEVVVSFDYMNQILDVNLTDRTAVCQPGVVTEHLQNVAEEKGLYYPVDFASAGSSQIGGNIGTNAGGIKVIRYGMTRNWVAGMKVVTGKGDLLELNRDLVKNATGYDLRQLFIGAEGTLGFVVEATMRLDRAPKNLTAMVLGTADFDSIMPVLHAFQSKLDLTAFEFFSDKALAKVMARGDVPAPFESDCPFYALLEFEATTEEVANHALETFEHCVEQGWVLDGVMSQSETQLQNLWKLREYISETISHWTPYKNDISVTVSKVPAFLKEIDAIVGKHYPDFEIVWFGHIGDGNLHLNILKPDDLSKDEFFAKCATVNKWVFETVEKYNGSISAEHGVGMTKRDYLTYSRSPVEIEYMKAVKAVFDPNGIMNPGKIFAV, from the coding sequence ATGACCAATCCTGCCCTGATTGATGAGCTGAAGACCCTGGTTGAGCCTGGCAAGGTGCTGACCGATGCCGACTCCCTCAATGCTTACGGCAAGGATTGGACCAAGCATTTCGCCCCGGCGCCATGCGCTATCGTGTTCCCCAAGACCACCGAACAGGTGCAGGCCATCGTGCGTTGGGCCAATGAACACAAGGTGGCGCTGGTGCCGTCCGGTGGTCGTACCGGCCTGTCTGCCGCCGCTGTCGCCGCCAATGGCGAAGTGGTTGTGTCATTCGATTACATGAACCAGATCCTCGACGTGAACCTGACTGACCGCACCGCCGTCTGTCAGCCGGGCGTGGTCACTGAGCATCTGCAGAACGTCGCTGAAGAAAAAGGCCTGTACTACCCGGTGGACTTCGCTTCGGCCGGTTCCAGCCAGATTGGCGGCAATATCGGCACCAATGCCGGCGGAATCAAGGTCATTCGCTACGGCATGACCCGTAACTGGGTGGCGGGCATGAAGGTTGTCACCGGCAAGGGCGACCTGCTGGAACTGAACCGGGACCTGGTCAAGAACGCCACCGGCTACGACCTGCGTCAGCTGTTCATCGGCGCCGAGGGCACCCTCGGTTTCGTGGTCGAAGCCACCATGCGTCTGGACCGTGCGCCGAAAAATCTCACTGCCATGGTCCTCGGCACCGCCGATTTCGACTCGATCATGCCGGTATTGCACGCGTTCCAGAGCAAACTCGACCTGACCGCTTTCGAATTCTTCTCCGACAAAGCCCTGGCCAAGGTCATGGCCCGTGGCGACGTACCGGCGCCGTTCGAGTCCGACTGCCCGTTCTACGCGCTGCTGGAATTCGAAGCGACCACCGAAGAAGTCGCCAACCACGCCCTGGAAACCTTTGAGCACTGCGTCGAGCAGGGCTGGGTGTTGGACGGCGTGATGAGCCAGAGCGAAACCCAGTTGCAGAACCTGTGGAAGTTGCGCGAGTACATCTCCGAAACCATCTCCCACTGGACCCCGTACAAAAACGACATCTCGGTCACTGTGTCGAAGGTGCCGGCATTCCTGAAAGAAATCGACGCGATCGTCGGCAAACACTACCCGGACTTCGAAATCGTCTGGTTCGGCCACATCGGCGACGGCAACCTGCACCTGAACATCCTCAAGCCGGATGACCTGAGCAAGGACGAGTTTTTCGCCAAGTGCGCCACCGTCAACAAGTGGGTGTTCGAGACCGTCGAGAAGTACAACGGCTCGATTTCCGCCGAACACGGCGTGGGCATGACCAAGCGTGACTACTTGACCTACAGCCGCTCGCCGGTCGAAATTGAGTACATGAAAGCCGTCAAGGCGGTGTTCGACCCGAACGGCATCATGAACCCGGGCAAGATCTTCGCTGTTTGA
- the serA gene encoding phosphoglycerate dehydrogenase, giving the protein MSKTSLDKSKIKFLLLEGVHQSAVDVLKAAGYTSIEYLTGSLPEAQLKEKIADAHFIGIRSRTQLTEEIFDHAKKLVAVGCFCIGTNQVDLNAARERGIAVFNAPYSNTRSVAELVLAEAILLLRGIPEKNASCHRGGWIKSAANSFEIRGKKLGIVGYGSIGTQLSVLAEGLGMQVFFYDVVTKLPLGNATQVGNLTELLGMSDIVTLHVPETAATQWMIGEKEIRAIKKGGILINAARGTVVELDALADAIKDKHLIGAAIDVFPVEPRSNDEEFESPLRGLDNVILTPHIGGSTAEAQANIGLEVAEKLVKYSDNGTSVSSVNFPEVALPAHPGKHRLLHIHENIPGVMSEINKVFAENGINISGQFLQTNEKVGYVVIDVDAEYSDLAQEKLQHINGTIRCRVLF; this is encoded by the coding sequence ATGAGCAAGACTTCTCTCGATAAGAGCAAGATCAAGTTCCTTCTTCTCGAAGGCGTCCACCAATCGGCTGTCGACGTCCTCAAGGCGGCGGGCTACACCAGCATCGAGTACCTCACCGGTTCTCTGCCTGAAGCCCAGCTGAAGGAAAAGATCGCTGATGCGCACTTCATCGGCATTCGCTCCCGCACGCAACTGACCGAAGAAATCTTCGATCACGCGAAGAAGCTGGTCGCTGTCGGCTGTTTCTGCATCGGCACCAACCAGGTCGACCTGAACGCGGCTCGCGAACGCGGCATCGCGGTGTTCAACGCACCGTACTCCAACACCCGTTCCGTGGCTGAACTGGTGCTGGCCGAAGCGATCCTGCTGCTGCGCGGCATCCCGGAGAAGAACGCTTCCTGCCACCGTGGCGGCTGGATCAAGAGCGCGGCCAACTCCTTCGAAATCCGTGGCAAGAAGCTCGGCATAGTCGGTTACGGCTCGATCGGTACGCAACTGTCGGTCCTGGCTGAAGGCCTGGGCATGCAGGTGTTCTTCTACGACGTCGTGACCAAGCTGCCATTGGGCAACGCCACCCAGGTCGGCAACCTGACCGAGCTGCTGGGCATGTCCGACATCGTCACCCTGCACGTACCGGAAACCGCAGCCACCCAGTGGATGATCGGCGAGAAGGAAATCCGCGCCATCAAGAAAGGCGGCATCCTGATCAACGCGGCTCGCGGCACCGTGGTCGAGCTGGACGCCCTGGCGGACGCGATCAAGGACAAGCACCTGATCGGCGCGGCCATCGACGTCTTCCCGGTGGAACCACGTTCCAACGATGAAGAGTTCGAAAGCCCGCTGCGTGGCCTGGACAACGTGATCCTGACCCCGCACATCGGTGGTTCCACCGCGGAAGCGCAAGCCAACATCGGTCTGGAAGTGGCGGAAAAACTGGTCAAGTACAGCGACAACGGTACTTCGGTATCGTCGGTCAACTTCCCGGAAGTCGCCCTGCCGGCTCACCCTGGCAAGCACCGTCTGCTGCACATCCACGAGAACATCCCGGGTGTGATGAGCGAGATCAACAAGGTCTTCGCCGAAAACGGTATCAACATCTCCGGTCAGTTCCTGCAGACCAACGAGAAGGTCGGCTACGTGGTCATCGACGTCGATGCCGAGTACTCGGACCTGGCGCAAGAAAAGCTGCAACACATCAACGGCACCATTCGTTGCCGCGTGCTGTTCTGA
- a CDS encoding DUF4399 domain-containing protein, giving the protein MQTFMSRAGLAALLLGASMMASAATPAPQGAAVNIGSPTSGETVGKTFKVKFEVKGIALAPAGDATANTGHHHLLIDAKQIIPAGAVIPVDANHVHFGKAQTETELTLTPGQHTLQLELGDKNHMAFDPPIVSEKITVTVK; this is encoded by the coding sequence ATGCAAACATTCATGTCACGTGCTGGTTTGGCTGCCCTGCTGCTGGGTGCTTCGATGATGGCCAGTGCGGCTACCCCGGCCCCGCAAGGTGCAGCAGTGAATATCGGCTCGCCAACAAGCGGCGAAACGGTTGGCAAGACTTTCAAGGTCAAGTTTGAAGTCAAAGGCATTGCTCTGGCTCCGGCGGGCGATGCCACCGCGAACACCGGCCACCACCACCTGCTGATCGACGCCAAGCAGATCATTCCTGCCGGTGCGGTCATCCCGGTAGACGCCAATCACGTGCACTTCGGCAAGGCCCAAACCGAAACCGAGCTGACATTGACTCCGGGTCAGCACACCTTGCAACTCGAATTGGGCGACAAGAACCACATGGCTTTCGATCCGCCAATCGTCTCGGAAAAGATCACCGTGACGGTGAAATGA
- a CDS encoding transporter substrate-binding domain-containing protein, which translates to MRFLPGLICLLPLLSPLAHAELIDDINDRGELRIALEANTPPFNFKDDGKLAGFEVELGQLLANELDVRADFVVTEAAELLPGVESGKYDVAINHIALTPDLKDRFDFSEPYARTTEQAISHEPPQPRPLVLAQSFDEAKKVSPTVSLVIPFQKGNPAFHASLESALQRIKADGRLEALSQKWLGADTGIAAKP; encoded by the coding sequence ATGCGCTTTTTGCCTGGCCTGATCTGCCTGCTACCCCTTTTGAGCCCCTTGGCTCATGCCGAGTTGATTGACGACATCAACGACCGTGGCGAACTGCGCATTGCACTTGAGGCGAATACACCGCCCTTCAACTTCAAGGACGACGGCAAACTCGCCGGGTTTGAAGTCGAGCTGGGCCAACTGCTGGCCAATGAGCTGGATGTGCGCGCCGACTTCGTCGTGACCGAGGCCGCCGAGTTGCTGCCCGGTGTTGAATCCGGCAAATACGACGTCGCCATCAACCACATAGCACTGACCCCGGATTTGAAGGATCGTTTCGATTTCAGCGAGCCCTATGCCCGCACCACCGAGCAGGCGATCTCCCACGAACCACCGCAGCCGCGCCCGCTGGTGCTGGCGCAGTCGTTTGATGAGGCAAAGAAAGTCAGCCCGACAGTGAGCCTGGTGATTCCGTTTCAGAAGGGCAACCCGGCGTTTCACGCCAGCCTGGAAAGCGCGTTGCAGCGGATCAAGGCAGATGGGCGGCTGGAGGCGTTGTCGCAGAAGTGGTTGGGGGCGGATACGGGGATTGCGGCCAAGCCGTGA
- a CDS encoding DUF523 domain-containing protein: protein MHKILVSRCLLGHRVRYDGGASGPFDQLQQWIEEGRVVPLCPEVAGGLPTPRAAAEIPGGQGTEVLDGRQPVMTTEGEDVSAEFLSGAYQALELVQKHGIRVAVLKANSPSCGNLLTYDGTFSGVKVSGEGVTAALLKRHGVLVFSELELPQAAAALATLN, encoded by the coding sequence ATGCACAAGATTCTGGTAAGCCGCTGCCTGCTGGGCCACCGCGTACGTTACGACGGCGGGGCGAGTGGGCCGTTCGATCAACTTCAGCAGTGGATTGAAGAAGGTCGGGTGGTGCCGTTGTGCCCGGAAGTGGCCGGTGGCCTGCCGACCCCACGGGCAGCGGCAGAAATTCCTGGTGGGCAGGGCACCGAAGTGCTTGATGGTCGCCAGCCGGTGATGACCACTGAAGGCGAGGACGTCAGCGCCGAGTTTCTTTCAGGCGCGTATCAGGCGTTGGAGCTGGTGCAAAAACACGGCATCCGCGTGGCCGTGCTCAAGGCCAACAGTCCGTCCTGCGGCAATTTGCTGACCTATGACGGGACGTTCAGCGGGGTGAAGGTCAGTGGCGAAGGGGTGACGGCGGCGTTGCTCAAGCGTCATGGGGTGTTGGTGTTCAGCGAGTTGGAGCTGCCGCAAGCGGCTGCTGCCTTGGCAACCTTGAACTAA
- a CDS encoding 2OG-Fe(II) oxygenase, translating into MRAMQIPSDHPLLLRIVDDLAARGWSQQNIFLPLGLTQELAAECRKRAAEGELAPAAVGRGPTSEIREGIRGDRIQWLEPGETVACDSYLGLMDSLREAMNRGLFLGLEDFESHFALYPPGAFYLKHVDRFRDDDRRMVSAVIYLNDAWLPEHGGQLRMYLKEGVEYDVVPTGGCLVVFLSGEVPHEVLPATRDRLSLTGWFRRRGNEPF; encoded by the coding sequence ATGCGCGCCATGCAAATACCCTCTGATCACCCGCTGCTGTTACGTATCGTCGACGACCTGGCTGCACGCGGCTGGTCGCAGCAGAATATTTTCCTGCCTCTGGGTCTGACCCAGGAACTGGCGGCTGAGTGCCGTAAACGCGCCGCCGAGGGTGAACTGGCGCCGGCCGCCGTGGGGCGCGGTCCGACGTCGGAGATCCGTGAAGGGATTCGTGGCGACCGTATCCAGTGGCTCGAGCCCGGTGAAACCGTGGCCTGCGACAGTTATCTGGGGTTGATGGACAGCCTGCGCGAGGCCATGAATCGCGGTTTGTTCCTCGGTCTTGAGGACTTTGAAAGCCACTTCGCCCTTTACCCGCCTGGCGCGTTCTACCTCAAGCATGTGGACCGCTTTCGCGATGACGATCGGCGCATGGTCTCGGCGGTGATCTATCTCAATGACGCCTGGCTGCCCGAACACGGTGGTCAGTTGCGCATGTACCTCAAGGAAGGCGTCGAATACGATGTGGTGCCCACAGGCGGTTGCCTGGTGGTGTTCCTGTCGGGCGAGGTGCCCCACGAAGTCCTGCCCGCGACCCGGGATCGTCTGTCATTGACCGGCTGGTTCCGGCGTCGTGGTAACGAGCCGTTCTGA
- a CDS encoding DUF2059 domain-containing protein, which yields MRRLLFSLLMLCVLPAWADGHDQLYKVAGWPDQRAHFNDALSAAQQRYQNSLPPAVFQALVNNSNQRFAPQAMDQRAEAQLRHTLADPKPALNFFQSPLGKKIVAAELLATRRDQLAKNAKGLPKIQASDSRLLIIGHLAQALPAREAGAEVSLAIAGVAADSLSSMIPGLLGGGQAQGMLNGQRQRLMDQIGADMNNTLLYVYRDLSDDELEEFATFAESSEGKAYYQAALAAIRAGLAVGQNTNPGQ from the coding sequence ATGCGCCGTTTGCTTTTTTCACTGTTGATGCTCTGTGTTTTGCCCGCCTGGGCAGACGGCCACGACCAGTTGTACAAGGTCGCCGGTTGGCCAGACCAACGCGCGCATTTTAACGACGCCCTTTCTGCCGCCCAGCAGCGCTACCAGAACAGCCTGCCGCCTGCGGTGTTCCAGGCCTTGGTGAACAATAGCAATCAGCGCTTTGCGCCGCAGGCCATGGACCAGCGTGCCGAAGCTCAACTGCGCCACACCCTGGCCGACCCGAAACCGGCCCTGAACTTCTTTCAATCGCCCCTGGGCAAGAAAATCGTCGCCGCCGAATTACTGGCGACCCGCCGCGATCAACTGGCGAAAAACGCCAAGGGCCTGCCCAAGATCCAAGCCAGCGACAGCCGCCTGCTGATCATCGGCCACCTGGCCCAGGCCCTGCCCGCCCGTGAAGCCGGTGCCGAAGTGAGCCTGGCGATTGCCGGCGTGGCGGCGGACAGTTTGAGTTCGATGATCCCGGGGCTGCTCGGCGGCGGTCAGGCACAAGGCATGTTGAACGGACAACGTCAGCGTTTGATGGACCAGATTGGCGCCGACATGAACAACACGCTGCTGTATGTGTATCGCGATCTGTCGGATGACGAGCTGGAAGAGTTTGCGACGTTTGCCGAGTCGTCTGAGGGCAAGGCCTATTACCAGGCGGCGCTGGCGGCGATTCGGGCGGGGTTGGCGGTGGGGCAGAATACTAATCCTGGCCAGTAA
- a CDS encoding alpha/beta hydrolase: MPATFDPDHLRASLRPLAERQPLSVEAQAYQRFYGLDFPGRTLSTGLGRYAVDSYEVVSQFWKPERAKATLFLFHGFYDHTGLYRHVIEWALDQGFAVIACDLPGHGLSSGERASIKDFAEYQDTLQGLFKEAHSLDLPQPWHLCGQSTGGAIVIDHVLNQGASSPAQGQVILLSPLVRPRAWGWSQLSYYLLKPFVKGIDRRFSENSNDPAFLPFLQADPLQPLRLPTAWVGALARWIKRIEAAPPSPRRPLVVQGQADMTVDWQHNLEVLKAKFDRPQVLMLPEARHHLANETEAMRGEYFGFLSKRIKGRGL; this comes from the coding sequence ATGCCTGCCACTTTCGACCCTGATCATCTGCGCGCCAGCCTGCGGCCTCTGGCCGAGCGGCAGCCACTGTCGGTGGAGGCGCAGGCCTATCAGCGGTTTTATGGTCTGGATTTTCCCGGCCGCACCTTAAGCACTGGCCTGGGTCGCTACGCGGTCGACAGCTATGAGGTGGTCAGCCAGTTCTGGAAGCCCGAGCGGGCGAAAGCGACGCTGTTCCTGTTCCACGGTTTCTATGACCACACCGGGCTGTATCGGCATGTGATCGAGTGGGCGCTGGATCAAGGCTTTGCGGTGATTGCCTGCGACCTGCCGGGCCATGGCCTGTCCAGTGGCGAGCGCGCCAGCATCAAGGATTTCGCCGAGTATCAGGACACGCTGCAAGGGTTGTTCAAGGAGGCGCACTCGCTGGATCTGCCGCAGCCGTGGCACCTGTGCGGGCAGAGTACCGGCGGGGCGATTGTGATTGATCATGTACTGAATCAGGGGGCGAGCAGTCCGGCCCAGGGCCAGGTAATTCTGTTGTCACCGCTGGTGCGACCACGGGCCTGGGGCTGGTCGCAGCTCAGTTATTACCTGCTCAAACCCTTCGTCAAAGGTATCGACCGGCGCTTCAGCGAGAACTCCAACGACCCGGCGTTCTTGCCGTTTCTGCAGGCCGATCCGTTGCAGCCATTGCGGTTGCCGACGGCGTGGGTGGGGGCACTGGCGCGTTGGATCAAACGCATCGAAGCCGCCCCGCCGAGCCCGCGTCGTCCGTTGGTGGTGCAGGGGCAGGCGGACATGACCGTGGACTGGCAGCACAATCTTGAGGTATTGAAGGCCAAGTTTGATCGGCCCCAGGTGTTGATGCTGCCTGAGGCGCGGCATCATCTGGCGAATGAGACAGAGGCGATGCGCGGGGAGTATTTCGGGTTTTTGAGCAAGAGGATCAAAGGCCGAGGTCTTTAG
- a CDS encoding DUF6436 domain-containing protein, whose translation MRAAYRTTLIASLLTLVCAGVLWAAYDWFQGRYLRAFSEHTAVFSGDPLRLPDNLAGPGAIRLVHFWDPTCPCNVGNQQHLTELVEHYAPQGVEFFAVQKPGSHGQLPATLNSLKHIAVLPGSEQIPASPAVAIWDRSGKLAYFGPYSEGLTCNSSNSFIEPILQALNEGRTVNATHTLAVGCYCPWSLDVK comes from the coding sequence ATGCGTGCGGCCTACCGAACCACCCTGATTGCCAGCCTGCTCACCCTCGTGTGCGCCGGCGTGCTGTGGGCGGCCTACGACTGGTTTCAGGGGCGCTACCTGCGGGCGTTCAGCGAACACACGGCGGTGTTTTCCGGCGACCCGCTGCGCCTGCCCGACAACCTCGCCGGCCCCGGCGCCATCCGCCTCGTACATTTCTGGGACCCGACCTGCCCGTGCAACGTCGGCAACCAGCAACACCTCACCGAACTCGTCGAACACTACGCCCCGCAGGGCGTGGAATTCTTCGCCGTGCAAAAACCCGGCAGCCACGGCCAGCTACCCGCCACCCTGAACAGCCTCAAACACATCGCCGTACTCCCCGGCTCCGAACAGATCCCTGCCAGCCCGGCCGTGGCAATCTGGGACCGCAGCGGCAAACTCGCCTATTTCGGCCCGTACAGCGAAGGCCTGACCTGCAATTCGAGCAACAGCTTTATCGAGCCTATCCTGCAAGCACTGAACGAAGGGCGAACAGTGAATGCCACGCATACGCTGGCGGTGGGGTGTTATTGCCCGTGGTCGCTGGACGTGAAGTAA